GAGTTGAAGGAATATAATGGTAAAATTGTTATTAATGATGCTTATAATGCTTCAAAGGAATCTTTTTTCAGTGCTTTTGAGAGTATTGAAAAGATGGATGTTGATAGGAAGGTTTTGATTATGGGGAGGGTTTTAGAAATTACTGATGAAGTTGAGTATCACATGGAAATTATTAATGAGGCTAAAAAGGTTTTTGATAAGATTTATTTTTATGATCCTGAAGAGTTTTTTGATTTTGAGGGTATTGAATATTTGAGAAATAGCGATGATGTGTTAAATGTTTTAAATGCAGAAAGCGGTTTGATTTATGTAAAAGCATCTAATGGCACAGGTTTAGGAGCTATTGTGGAAAAGATTTTAAATGAAAAGAATAATAAGCAGTAATGGAGGTTGTTATGGAGATTTTTTATGGAATTTTAATACTTGGAATTGAGTTTTTCTTATTTCCAATTTTTATAGGCTGGGCAAGAAGGAAACAATTTGGTCAGTATATCAGACCAGAAGGTCCTGATTTGCATGGTTATAAGCAAGGAACCCCTACTGCAGGGGGTATTATTTTTGTTCCCACTGTTGCTGTTTTGAATTTAGTGGGATTTCTGTTTTTAAGGGATTTTGTTTTTGTTTATGTTGCCATAGCTGCTTTGCTTTTTGGTTTAATAGGTTTTTTTGATGATTTTAGCTCTATTTTGAAGAAGGAGGCTATGGGATTAACTGCAAAGAGGAAGTTTATGCTACAGTTGTTGCTTTCTGTGGTTTTGCTTTTGTTTTTTGAGAATGCTGTTAATGGCAATTTTTTCTGGTATGTTCCGGGAAGCGATTTTATTTTAAGATTTAATAGATATTTTTATTTTTTTGTATATGTTTTTCTTTTTACTGGATTTTCAAATGCAACTAATTTAACCGATGGGCTTGATGGGCTTGCTGGTGGGAATTTTATTGTTTCTGCAGCTTTTACTATTTTAATTGCTGTTTTGAAGTTTAATGCGCCTGTTTATTTGATTTTTGCTGTTGTTTTGCCTGTTGTTGTTTTTTTGTTTTTTAATGCAAAACCGGCGCAGGTGTTTATGGGAGATACTGGTTCTTTAGCGCTTGGAGGGATTTTAAGTGCTATTGCAACTTATTATCATATTGAGTTGTTTTTGATTTTTACTGGAATTGTGTTTATTGTTGAGACGTTGAGTGTTATTATTCAGGTTTCCTCATTTAAATTGAGAGGAAAAAGGGTGTTTTTGATGTCGCCGATTCATCATCATTTTGAGTTGAAGAAGTGGCCGGAGGAGAATATTACTTTCAGGTTTATACTGGTGGGCTTTTTTTTCTCTGTTGTTGCATTAATGTTGTGAGCCCGGTTTAATTGACATTAAATTATTATCATGATATACTAATAATGGTACAACAAAAAGTACTATTATTAGTACTAAAAAGAGGTGATTTTAATGTATAATAACCTGGTTAGTGCAACAGAAATAAAAAAGAGTGGAGTTTCTATTTTAGCTAAGATAATAAAAAAAACAGGTGAAGCTGTAATAAGTGTCAGAGGAAAAGGAAAGTATGTTGTTCTGCCAATAGAAACATATAATTATTTAAGAGAATGTGAGTTAGAAGCTGCTTTGTTAGAAGTAAATAATGATATAAAAAACAAGAAATATCATACATCAATAGATAAGCACATTGAAGAAATTAAAAATGCTCTTCATGAGGACGATGAAAATGTATGAAATAGTATTTACAGATTCATACGTGAAACGAGCAAAAAAATTTTTCAAAAAACATTCGGATTTAATATCTCGATATG
This is a stretch of genomic DNA from Marinitoga piezophila KA3. It encodes these proteins:
- the mraY gene encoding phospho-N-acetylmuramoyl-pentapeptide-transferase, translating into MEIFYGILILGIEFFLFPIFIGWARRKQFGQYIRPEGPDLHGYKQGTPTAGGIIFVPTVAVLNLVGFLFLRDFVFVYVAIAALLFGLIGFFDDFSSILKKEAMGLTAKRKFMLQLLLSVVLLLFFENAVNGNFFWYVPGSDFILRFNRYFYFFVYVFLFTGFSNATNLTDGLDGLAGGNFIVSAAFTILIAVLKFNAPVYLIFAVVLPVVVFLFFNAKPAQVFMGDTGSLALGGILSAIATYYHIELFLIFTGIVFIVETLSVIIQVSSFKLRGKRVFLMSPIHHHFELKKWPEENITFRFILVGFFFSVVALML